One genomic region from Ammospiza caudacuta isolate bAmmCau1 chromosome 1, bAmmCau1.pri, whole genome shotgun sequence encodes:
- the ID4 gene encoding DNA-binding protein inhibitor ID-4 isoform X1, with protein sequence MKAVSPVRHPSRKAQPGVAGGGGGHPALRCLAEHSGCKGSPPSGEEPAALCLQCDMNDCYSRLRKLVPTIPPNKRVSKVEILQHVIDYILDLQLALETHPALLRQQPPPPALHPGTCPAGTPRTPLTALNTDPAGSVNKPGDSILCR encoded by the exons ATGAAAGCCGTGAGCCCCGTCCGGCACCCCAGTCGCAAGGCACAGCCCGGCgtggcgggcggcggcggggggcaCCCGGCTCTGCGGTGCCTGGCCGAGCACAGCGGCTGCAAGGGGAGCCCGCCGTCGGGCGAGGAGCCGGcggcgctgtgcctgcagtgcgaTATGAATGACTGTTACAGCCGGCTGAGGAAGCTGGTGCCCACCATCCCGCCCAACAAGAGGGTCAGCAAAGTGGAGATCCTACAGCACGTCATCGACTACATCCTCGACCTGCAGCTGGCTCTGGAGACGCACCCAGCGCTGCTCCGGCAGCAGCCGCCGCCTCCCGCTCTGCACCCAGGCACCTGTCCCGCGGGCACCCCCCGGACCCCGCTGACTGCCCTGAACACTGACCCG GCAGGCTCTGTTAACAAGCCGGGAGACAGCATCCTCTGCCGCTGA
- the ID4 gene encoding DNA-binding protein inhibitor ID-4 isoform X2, whose translation MKAVSPVRHPSRKAQPGVAGGGGGHPALRCLAEHSGCKGSPPSGEEPAALCLQCDMNDCYSRLRKLVPTIPPNKRVSKVEILQHVIDYILDLQLALETHPALLRQQPPPPALHPGTCPAGTPRTPLTALNTDPVRGRLC comes from the exons ATGAAAGCCGTGAGCCCCGTCCGGCACCCCAGTCGCAAGGCACAGCCCGGCgtggcgggcggcggcggggggcaCCCGGCTCTGCGGTGCCTGGCCGAGCACAGCGGCTGCAAGGGGAGCCCGCCGTCGGGCGAGGAGCCGGcggcgctgtgcctgcagtgcgaTATGAATGACTGTTACAGCCGGCTGAGGAAGCTGGTGCCCACCATCCCGCCCAACAAGAGGGTCAGCAAAGTGGAGATCCTACAGCACGTCATCGACTACATCCTCGACCTGCAGCTGGCTCTGGAGACGCACCCAGCGCTGCTCCGGCAGCAGCCGCCGCCTCCCGCTCTGCACCCAGGCACCTGTCCCGCGGGCACCCCCCGGACCCCGCTGACTGCCCTGAACACTGACCCGGTAAGAG GCAGGCTCTGTTAA